From the genome of Pseudomonas sp. TMP9, one region includes:
- the ilvN gene encoding acetolactate synthase small subunit yields MRHIISLLLENEPGALSRVVGLFSQRNYNIESLTVAPTEDPTLSRLTLTTVGQDQVIEQITKNLNKLVEVVKLVDLSESAHVERELMLIKIKATGAQRAEVKRTTDIFRGQIVDVTSSVYTIQLAGTSDKLDSFIQAIGTASILETVRSGVTGIARGDKVLSI; encoded by the coding sequence ATGCGACACATTATTTCCCTGCTGCTGGAAAACGAGCCTGGTGCACTGTCCCGTGTGGTGGGCCTGTTCTCGCAGCGCAACTACAACATTGAAAGCCTGACCGTTGCCCCGACAGAAGACCCCACGCTGTCGCGTTTGACGCTGACCACCGTTGGCCAGGACCAAGTGATTGAGCAGATCACCAAAAACCTTAATAAGTTGGTTGAAGTGGTCAAGCTGGTCGACCTGTCAGAGAGCGCTCACGTTGAGCGTGAGTTGATGCTGATCAAGATCAAGGCCACTGGCGCTCAGCGCGCCGAGGTCAAACGCACCACCGATATCTTCCGTGGGCAGATCGTCGACGTGACCAGCAGCGTCTACACCATTCAGTTGGCCGGCACGAGCGACAAGCTGGACAGCTTTATCCAGGCCATCGGCACTGCGTCGATTCTGGAAACCGTACGCAGTGGCGTCACCGGCATTGCCCGTGGCGACAAAGTACTCAGCATTTAA
- the ilvC gene encoding ketol-acid reductoisomerase — MKVYYDKDCDLSIIQGKKVAIIGYGSQGHAQACNLKDSGVDVTVGLRKGSATVAKAEAHGLKVTDVASAVAAADVVMILTPDEFQSQLYKNEVEPNLKKGATLAFSHGFAIHYNQVVPRSDLDVIMIAPKAPGHTVRTEFVKGGGIPDLIAIYQDASGNAKNVALSYASGVGGGRTGIIETTFKDETETDLFGEQAVLCGGTVELVKAGFETLVEAGYAPEMAYFECLHELKLIVDLMYEGGIANMNYSISNNAEYGEYVTGPEVINAESRQAMRNALKRIQDGEYAKMFISEGATGYPSMTAKRRNNAAHGIEIIGEQLRSMMPWIGANKIVDKAKN, encoded by the coding sequence ATGAAAGTGTATTACGACAAAGACTGTGACCTCTCGATCATCCAAGGCAAAAAAGTTGCCATCATCGGTTACGGTTCACAGGGCCACGCACAAGCGTGCAACCTGAAAGATTCCGGCGTCGACGTCACGGTTGGTTTGCGTAAAGGTTCGGCTACTGTGGCCAAGGCTGAAGCTCATGGCCTGAAAGTAACTGACGTTGCATCGGCTGTTGCCGCTGCTGATGTGGTCATGATCCTGACCCCGGATGAGTTCCAGTCGCAGCTGTACAAGAATGAAGTTGAGCCGAACCTTAAGAAAGGCGCAACGTTGGCTTTCTCCCATGGTTTCGCGATCCATTACAACCAGGTTGTACCGCGTAGCGATCTCGACGTCATCATGATCGCGCCTAAGGCGCCAGGTCACACGGTGCGCACTGAGTTCGTTAAAGGCGGTGGTATTCCTGACCTGATCGCGATTTACCAAGATGCTTCTGGTAACGCTAAAAACGTTGCGTTGTCTTACGCATCGGGTGTTGGCGGTGGCCGTACCGGTATCATCGAAACCACCTTCAAGGACGAGACTGAAACTGACCTGTTCGGCGAGCAAGCTGTTCTTTGCGGCGGCACAGTAGAGCTGGTTAAAGCTGGCTTTGAAACGTTAGTTGAAGCGGGCTACGCGCCTGAAATGGCTTACTTCGAGTGCCTGCACGAACTGAAGCTGATCGTTGACCTCATGTACGAAGGCGGTATCGCCAACATGAACTACTCGATCTCCAACAATGCCGAGTATGGTGAGTATGTAACCGGTCCAGAAGTGATCAACGCTGAATCGCGTCAGGCCATGCGCAACGCCCTGAAGCGTATTCAGGACGGCGAATACGCCAAGATGTTCATCAGCGAAGGTGCCACAGGCTATCCTTCGATGACGGCTAAGCGTCGCAATAACGCTGCGCATGGTATCGAAATCATAGGTGAGCAACTGCGTTCTATGATGCCGTGGATCGGTGCCAATAAAATCGTCGACAAAGCGAAGAACTAA
- the pssA gene encoding CDP-diacylglycerol--serine O-phosphatidyltransferase, with the protein MNERPDEPQSTGEAESLLPIDEHVEEGHDAEGRKVRHRGIYLLPNLFTTANLFAGFYAIINAMNGNFYVAAAAVFVAMVLDGLDGRVARLTNTQSAFGAEYDSLSDMVAFGVAPALLAFEWALGSLGKVGWMVAFIYVAGAALRLARFNTQIGSTDKRFFIGLASPAAAGVVAGTVWAFSDFGIKGSNMAFAVAILVAAAGMLMVSNIKYNSFKDLDLKGRVPFVAILAVVLVFAVVFSDPPRVLLIIFLAYAASGPIQYLLHMRRNKSA; encoded by the coding sequence ATGAATGAACGTCCAGATGAGCCCCAATCAACCGGCGAAGCAGAGAGTCTGCTGCCAATCGATGAGCATGTAGAAGAAGGCCATGATGCCGAGGGGCGCAAGGTCCGTCATCGCGGTATCTACCTGCTACCCAACTTGTTCACTACGGCTAATCTGTTCGCCGGTTTCTACGCCATCATTAACGCCATGAACGGCAATTTTTACGTGGCTGCAGCTGCTGTGTTCGTTGCCATGGTCCTCGATGGGCTCGATGGTCGCGTGGCGCGCTTGACCAATACCCAGAGCGCCTTCGGCGCCGAGTATGATTCGCTATCGGATATGGTCGCCTTCGGTGTGGCGCCAGCATTGCTCGCGTTTGAGTGGGCGCTCGGTAGTCTGGGTAAGGTTGGCTGGATGGTTGCTTTTATCTACGTGGCTGGCGCAGCGTTACGCTTAGCGCGTTTCAATACGCAAATCGGTAGCACCGATAAGCGCTTCTTTATTGGTCTGGCCAGCCCTGCAGCAGCAGGTGTGGTGGCGGGTACGGTGTGGGCATTCAGTGACTTCGGTATCAAAGGATCGAATATGGCCTTTGCGGTTGCAATCCTAGTGGCGGCGGCTGGCATGCTGATGGTCAGCAATATCAAGTACAACAGCTTTAAGGATTTGGACCTGAAGGGGCGCGTACCTTTCGTGGCGATCCTCGCGGTGGTTCTAGTGTTTGCTGTGGTGTTTAGCGATCCACCTCGTGTGCTGCTTATCATCTTCCTGGCCTATGCTGCTTCAGGTCCTATCCAGTACCTGCTGCATATGCGCCGTAACAAGAGCGCCTGA
- a CDS encoding paraquat-inducible protein A, translated as MSDQVFTEHELKNLIACHECDLLQRRPQACAGERVECPRCGCELYTQRTQVIRRSMALVIAALLLYIPANFLPIMQLNLLGQASNDTVWSGVLGLYNNGMQSVAVVVFLCSMAVPLLKLLCQFAVLLSIRLDIGRSYGLLLYRIYHHMREWGMLEVYLMGILVAIVKLVDLAELSIGLGLMCFVALLLVQVWLEVTMSPHQIWDALSGEDEHAGD; from the coding sequence ATGAGCGATCAGGTATTTACCGAGCATGAGCTTAAAAACCTGATCGCCTGCCATGAGTGCGATCTGTTGCAGCGCAGGCCCCAGGCTTGTGCTGGTGAGCGAGTTGAGTGCCCACGCTGTGGGTGTGAGTTATACACCCAGCGTACTCAGGTTATACGCCGAAGCATGGCGTTGGTGATTGCGGCCTTATTGTTATATATCCCCGCTAATTTTCTGCCGATCATGCAACTCAACTTGTTGGGGCAGGCTTCGAATGACACGGTTTGGAGCGGCGTTCTCGGCCTTTATAACAACGGTATGCAAAGCGTTGCTGTGGTGGTTTTCCTCTGCAGTATGGCTGTGCCGCTGCTCAAGCTACTCTGCCAGTTTGCGGTGCTGTTGAGCATCCGCCTGGATATTGGGCGCAGCTATGGTTTATTGCTCTATCGCATTTATCACCATATGCGCGAGTGGGGCATGCTCGAGGTTTACCTGATGGGCATTCTGGTGGCCATTGTGAAGTTGGTCGATCTTGCTGAGCTGAGTATTGGTCTCGGGCTAATGTGTTTTGTTGCGTTATTACTGGTTCAGGTCTGGCTTGAGGTGACCATGTCGCCGCATCAAATCTGGGACGCTCTATCGGGGGAGGATGAGCATGCGGGCGATTGA
- a CDS encoding paraquat-inducible protein A, producing the protein MRAIDAGLLICHECHQLNPIQTEQGKQFCSRCGGHVHARQPNSLTRTWALLVTAAVLYIPANLLPIMTVNSLGKGQSDTIMSGVIELVNYGMLPIAAVVFVASILVPTFKLIGIALLLYSVQRHQPMSPRQRVLMYRFIEWIGRWSMLDIFVIAILVALVNFGSLASIVPGYGAMAFASVVVLTMLAALTFDPRLIWDNTDSDDPHE; encoded by the coding sequence ATGCGGGCGATTGATGCTGGGTTGCTGATTTGCCACGAATGCCATCAGCTCAACCCAATACAGACTGAGCAAGGCAAACAGTTTTGCTCGCGTTGTGGTGGGCATGTGCATGCGCGCCAACCCAATAGTTTGACGCGTACCTGGGCTTTACTGGTGACAGCCGCTGTGCTGTATATCCCGGCTAATCTGCTGCCCATCATGACGGTCAACTCACTGGGTAAGGGACAGTCCGATACGATCATGTCGGGTGTTATCGAATTGGTGAATTACGGCATGCTGCCCATTGCGGCGGTGGTCTTTGTCGCCAGCATCCTAGTGCCAACCTTCAAGCTGATCGGGATCGCCTTGTTGCTGTATTCGGTGCAGCGGCATCAACCGATGTCGCCGCGCCAGCGAGTGTTGATGTATCGCTTTATCGAGTGGATAGGGCGCTGGTCGATGCTGGATATTTTCGTCATCGCGATTTTGGTGGCGCTTGTCAATTTTGGCAGCTTAGCCAGTATTGTTCCTGGCTACGGGGCTATGGCCTTTGCCAGTGTGGTGGTATTGACCATGTTGGCCGCTTTAACTTTTGACCCCCGCTTGATTTGGGATAACACGGATTCGGATGACCCCCATGAATGA
- a CDS encoding MlaD family protein: MNDMPLAKTRPASNWSAIWVLPLIALLIGGWLGWRAYNEAGIEIQVMFDSGDGIQPGKTEVIFKGMPIGKVTALQLEDSGEQRGVRATLEMDKRVEQHLRTNTRFWLVKPSVSLAGITGLETLVSGNYITASPGDGEPTREFTALSEPPPLADTVPGLHLTLKADRLGSLNRDSPVFYKQIQVGRVKSYALVEDQNLIEVKVFIQPEFAPLVRKHTRFWNASGVSIDAGLSGIKVRTESLASIVAGGIAFATPDHRKDSPPTDPSLPFRLYEDFDSAQAGIRVSLKLHEFDGLEPGRTPVMYKGIQVGHLKTFKVDDDLSGAQVELMLDPRTEDYLVEGTDFWMVKPSISLAGITGLEALVKGNYIAIRPGEQGAAPQRDFVARAKAPPLDLASPGLHLVLFSDVRGSLEVGSPILFKQLKVGSVQSYQLSRDNKQVAFGVHIEPEYEHLVNSSTRFWNASGITLKGGLSGVEVKSESLQTLLAGGIAFETPNPQAAKSGKRVQRFALYSSQDTALEKGVALIIRVPRGDGLSEGTAIRYKGLDVGKVERIELTDDLQAVILHARVTQATKQIARAGTQFWVVKPEVSLTRAANLETLVSGQYLEVRPANKAGAVQTSFTAAESAPTQNAREQGLRLVLSAARRGSIKPGVVVSYREVPVGKVTHFELGPTSDRVLIHVLIEPRYAPLVRSASRFWNASGIGVDAGLFSGVKVRTESLEALLEGGIAFASPDNPQMGGPAQTGQTFALHDEVKEEWLRWAPKIALEQ, translated from the coding sequence ATGAATGATATGCCGCTTGCTAAGACGCGCCCCGCTTCAAACTGGTCGGCTATTTGGGTTTTGCCGCTCATTGCTCTGCTGATTGGCGGCTGGCTGGGTTGGCGTGCCTATAACGAAGCCGGTATCGAGATCCAGGTGATGTTCGACAGTGGCGATGGCATTCAGCCGGGCAAAACTGAGGTGATCTTCAAGGGCATGCCGATTGGTAAGGTCACGGCTTTGCAGTTGGAAGACAGCGGCGAGCAGCGTGGAGTGCGTGCGACCCTTGAAATGGACAAACGCGTTGAGCAGCACCTGCGTACCAATACCCGTTTCTGGTTGGTTAAACCGAGCGTTTCGCTGGCCGGCATCACCGGGCTAGAAACCCTCGTTTCGGGTAACTACATTACTGCCAGCCCCGGTGATGGCGAGCCTACGCGCGAATTCACTGCGCTGAGTGAGCCGCCGCCATTGGCTGACACGGTGCCGGGTTTGCACCTCACCCTCAAGGCTGACCGGCTTGGTTCGTTGAATAGGGACAGCCCGGTTTTCTACAAGCAAATTCAGGTGGGGCGAGTGAAGAGTTATGCCTTGGTTGAAGATCAGAACCTCATCGAGGTGAAAGTTTTCATCCAGCCAGAGTTTGCGCCTCTGGTGCGCAAACATACGCGCTTCTGGAATGCCAGCGGTGTATCCATCGACGCTGGGCTCTCAGGCATAAAGGTGCGTACGGAGTCGCTGGCGAGCATTGTTGCGGGGGGGATTGCCTTCGCCACTCCCGATCATCGCAAAGACAGTCCGCCGACTGACCCAAGCTTACCATTTCGTCTCTATGAGGATTTCGACAGTGCCCAGGCTGGCATTCGCGTATCACTGAAACTGCATGAGTTTGATGGGCTGGAGCCGGGGCGTACGCCTGTCATGTACAAGGGCATTCAAGTTGGCCACCTGAAGACCTTTAAGGTTGATGATGATCTCAGTGGCGCTCAGGTTGAGTTGATGCTCGACCCGCGCACCGAGGATTATCTGGTCGAGGGTACTGACTTCTGGATGGTTAAACCGTCCATATCCTTGGCAGGTATTACCGGGCTCGAAGCGCTCGTCAAAGGCAATTACATTGCAATTCGTCCGGGTGAGCAGGGCGCAGCGCCACAGCGTGATTTTGTCGCCAGAGCCAAGGCCCCGCCTCTTGATCTCGCATCCCCTGGCTTGCACTTGGTGCTGTTTAGCGACGTGCGCGGTTCTTTGGAAGTTGGCAGCCCGATTCTGTTCAAGCAACTTAAAGTTGGCTCGGTGCAGAGTTACCAGCTGTCACGGGATAACAAGCAAGTAGCGTTTGGCGTACACATTGAACCTGAGTATGAGCACCTGGTTAACAGCAGCACGCGTTTCTGGAATGCCAGCGGTATTACCTTGAAAGGTGGGCTGTCCGGTGTCGAGGTTAAAAGTGAGTCGTTGCAGACGTTGCTGGCAGGCGGTATTGCGTTTGAAACCCCCAATCCGCAAGCCGCGAAGAGTGGCAAACGGGTGCAGCGTTTCGCCCTGTATAGCAGTCAGGACACCGCCCTTGAGAAAGGTGTTGCCTTGATCATACGAGTCCCCCGCGGGGACGGCCTGAGTGAGGGCACGGCGATTCGTTATAAAGGCCTGGATGTTGGCAAGGTCGAGCGTATTGAGCTGACGGATGATTTGCAGGCAGTGATTCTGCATGCCCGTGTTACCCAGGCCACTAAACAAATTGCCCGTGCAGGCACACAGTTCTGGGTGGTCAAGCCGGAGGTCAGTCTGACCCGTGCAGCTAACTTGGAAACTCTGGTCAGCGGACAATACTTAGAGGTGCGACCCGCGAATAAAGCCGGCGCGGTACAAACCAGCTTTACTGCTGCTGAGTCTGCCCCAACGCAGAACGCCCGTGAACAGGGGTTGCGCTTGGTGCTGAGTGCCGCGCGCCGGGGTTCAATCAAACCGGGTGTGGTGGTCAGCTACCGTGAAGTGCCGGTGGGTAAAGTTACTCATTTTGAGCTAGGCCCGACATCGGATCGGGTGCTGATACATGTTCTGATCGAGCCACGTTATGCGCCGTTAGTGCGCAGCGCGAGTCGCTTCTGGAATGCCAGCGGCATCGGTGTGGATGCTGGGTTATTTAGCGGTGTGAAAGTTCGAACTGAGTCGTTGGAGGCTTTACTGGAGGGCGGTATCGCCTTCGCCTCGCCGGATAACCCGCAGATGGGTGGTCCAGCGCAGACTGGGCAAACCTTTGCCTTGCATGATGAGGTGAAGGAGGAGTGGTTACGCTGGGCGCCGAAGATTGCGCTGGAGCAATAA